The following proteins are co-located in the Eublepharis macularius isolate TG4126 chromosome 5, MPM_Emac_v1.0, whole genome shotgun sequence genome:
- the USHBP1 gene encoding harmonin-binding protein USHBP1 gives MEEGDMEPADERFKEKASDGEEMLRYEQRITELLLTIASLHGKIEHLQQQKAREDEDFSDLGSEYTMSLPRRPQPFADLVMTLPPPVHVQEGNGDLFLDVHKAMTSLENTVLSYRNRIPSAEAELEGYARVAESLEQSLRKFQGDDKDLSPQQYSEAEASVAGLPPDEMSRYKREIALYEQRNAALRVALEGKEEALSTSKTTLCTYQEERDKLQRKVKELQDSLCKAENLAGGFTSPVQEGETWRFQDPLAAAQNFIRCIQGASSAQPICCLFPQQVPWPMETHTKDTEAQTQQQHGFIEKLKCLNQLLSATLQECKSDSEHLSMLLGRRESDTTALRLAVQYSERCLEAYEVLWSLTVAQQHPWKESAKKGGVSQTDPDNPGSTYHEMKMVMDEALRSWKRCNVNREEPKCSNFKQSSLEPRDLEEDRKEVLQDYIRRLKAEQASLKLPTQRTPPGADSAAARINAGIGAKVAEVQRALHGVLPTDTTHPKMDKLHLVQELQATREALADLNIRLHLMEKEKQGLELRTYTSKAQEAACLLIIEILQGDWEKSQEQKSRSSDSSSGSSDEDSNLRDYVPICISKGTHVRLAQDAGGRQPVTDPAAQMSELLDTLARNRELNNQIQSLLGELEEKLEDCKTQEIQPMELTRDFFKAHSALVLAYQNARRKQEAQVRQLETQITLMSHRQAGQLQSLMHTLQRLESRADGWTPHVSSASVDETDSPAKEDYRIKTCLATDAHLNVK, from the exons ATGGAGGAG GGGGACATGGAGCCTGCGGACGAGAGATTCAAAGAAAAGGCCTCAGACGGGGAGGAAATGCTGCGCTACGAACAGAGAATCACGGAGCTGCTGCTTACTATTGCCAGCCTCCATGGCAAAATCGAACACCTGCAGCAACAGAAGGCCAG AGAGGATGAGGATTTTTCTGACCTGGGCTCAGAATACACGATGAGCCTCCCCCGGCGCCCTCAGCCTTTTGCAGACTTGGTCATGACTCTGCCACCTCCGGTCCACGTTCAGGAAG GCAATGGTGACCTCTTCCTTGATGTCCATAAGGCTATGACTTCTCTCGAGAATACTGTTTTGTCCTATCGGAACCGTATCCCAAGTGCAGAAGCTGAGCTGGAGGGATATGCCCGGGTGGCTGAG AGCCTGGAACAAAGCCTGAGGAAGTTCCAAGGAGATGACAAGGACCTGTCCCCCCAGCAGTACAGTGAAGCGGAAGCATCTGTGGCTGGACTCCCACCCGACGAGATGAGCAGGTACAAGAGAGAAATCGCCCTTTATGAACAGAGGAACGCGGCCCTAAGGGTAGctctggaagggaaagaggaggcgCTTAGCACATCGAAGACCACCCTCTGCACGTACCAAGAAGAGCGGGACAAGCTTCAGAGAAAG GTcaaagagctgcaggactctctCTGTAAGGCTGAGAATCTTGCAGGTGGATTTACCAGCCCTGTTCAGGAAGGAGAGACGTGGAGGTTTCAG GACCCATTAGCTGCCGCCCAGAATTTCATCCGCTGTATTCAGGGTGCCTCCAGCGCCCAACCCATCTGCTGCCTCTTCCCCCAACAGGTCCCATGGCCAATGGAGACCCACACAAAAGACACAGAAGCCCAAACCCAGCAGCAACATGG ATTCATCGAGAAGCTGAAATGTCTCAACCAGCTCCTTTCAGCCACGCTGCAGGAATGCAAGAGTGACTCGGAACACCTTAGCATGCTGTTGGGCCGCCGAGAGTCTGATACCACCGCCCTCCGCTTGGCTGTGCAGTACAG TGAACGGTGCTTGGAGGCTTATGAGGTGCTCTGGTCACTGACTGTAGCACAGCAGCATCCCTGGAAGGAATCAGCAAAGAAAGGAGGTGTCTCCCAAACAG ACCCGGATAACCCTGGCAGTACCTACCATGAGATGAAGATGGTGATGGACGAAGCTTTAAGGTCATGGAAAAGATGCAATGTGAACCGTGAAGAACCCAAGTGCTCCAATTTCAAACAGAG CTCCCTGGAGCCAAGGGATTTGGAGGAGGACAGAAAGGAGGTTTTGCAAGATTACATCAGGCGCCTGAAGGCAGAACAGGCCTCTCTGAAGCTCCCCACGCAACGGACACCTCCTGGGGCTGACTCTGCAGCAGCTAGAATCAATGCAGGGATTGGAGCCAAAGTGGCAGAGGTGCAGAGAGCTTTGCACGGTGTTCTTCCCACAGACACTACCCATCCGAAGATGGACAAGCTGCATCTGGTACAAGAATTGCAGGCTACCAGG GAAGCTTTGGCTGACTTAAATATCAGGCTGCATTTAATGGAGAAGGAGAAGCAAGGCCTGGAACTCCGGACATACACCTCCAAGGCCCAGGAGGCTGCTTGCTTGTTGATCATAGAGATCCTGCAAGGGGACTGGGAGAAGAGCCAAGAACAGAAATCGAGGTCTTCTGATAGCAGCAGCGGTAGCAGTGACGAAGACAGCAATCTAAGG GACTACGTTCCCATATGTATCTCCAAAGGGACCCATGTCCGTTTAGCTCAggatgctggtggaagacaacctGTTACAGACCCTGCGGCACAGATGTCGGAACTTCTCGATACTTTGGCTCG GAACAGGGAACTGAACAATCAAATCCAGTCCCTTCTTGGAGAGCTGGAGGAGAAACTCGAAGATTGCAAGACCCAAGAGATACAACCGATGGAACTCACAAGGGATTTTTTCAAAGCACACAG TGCCCTGGTCCTTGCTTACCAGAATGCCCGGAGGAAACAAGAAGCCCAGGTGCGCCAGCTGGAGACGCAGATCACCTTGATGAGTCACCGGCAGGCAGGGCAGTTGCAATCCCTGATGCACACCCTCCAGAGGTTGGAGAGCAGAGCGGATGGCTGGACTCCCCATGTAAGCTCGGCATCTGTGGACGAGACAGACAGCCCCGCAAAAGAGGATTACAGAATCAAAACGTGCCTTGCAACGGATGCTCACCTCAATGTGAAATAA